gctatagcgggaaggtaaacggcgtttccgtgtgctgctctggttcgccagaagtggctttgtcatgctggccacatgacctggaagctatacgccggctccctcggccaataatgcgagatgagcgcgcaaccccagagtcggtcacgactggacctaatggtcaggggtccctttacctttaccttttaactaataCAATATCTCTTGCTCACATGTTCTAGGTAATGCTGCCAGGTTCTCTGAGAATGCAACACCTATCCACGGCTGGCGTGGTGAGGGGGACTTCCATTTCAAACCCTTCTTTGCTGCCTCTCCACCACTGGGCGAGTCTGGCAACAGCTTCTTTACCTCTCCTGGCAATGGTTTGGAACAGCAAGCAGGAGGCAACAAGGCATATAAAATTAAGAGAATATAAATTGTAACTTATGTTGACGCTTTAGGCCTTTTTGAATATCCAGGTTAGGCATGAAATGCTCGTTGGACTGAAATGCTCCTTGCAGACTTGAGGCTTTTAAAAGAACCCACAGGCCAGATCTCAGTGAAGTCTAATGCGTGTTAAATTTCCTGAAGTATCAGAAGTAGCAAATCTTAAAGGAAGAGAGCCTGCAGTGAGGACTGAAGGAGCAAATGCTCTAGTTAAAACCAATTTCTTTCTAGGCTTCTTTCTCTCAGCAGAGTGTTCCAGTTGTTGCTAATGGTTACTATAGCCACCCGCACCTCTAGATATTGTTGCATATATGCTGTCATTGTTCCATTACCCAGCCACATTAATTCCCGCCCTGCAAAATACGATTATGACTCTGGCTCTCACACAAATTATGATTCCTTAAAGTGAAATGTGAAAGCTTGCTTCACCatgtcattttttttcctggcactaaggctgcaatcttacataTACTTTCCTGGTAATAAGGTCTATTGAACTCTGTGGTGTCTGGGTAcagatgtataggattgcagcctaattgtTTAATTACCATATTGTTGCAACTACGGTAATGTGTTATGTGATCTTTCCTCCTGATGATTGCTTCGAACTGCCACATTTGTGTTGTATTGGtactttcccccctccaattACGTGCATAAACATGTTTGCAAGCCTGTGTTTGATTTGTTCACTGCTTATTGAAACAGGTggggttgagggtttttttgtggggtgtgcGGTGGAGAGGAAAAATCTAATATGCCTGGTGTGTTTGCCTCTGATTAGTGTGTGCACACACTTTTTGTTGGTACACACCACTATGGGCAGTTTTTGTTGTTAGAACTTAGGGTcgtagccaatgctagtcctacttagagtagaatAGACATGACTAATTCAGGTTCATTAATTCAAATGGAtgcactctgagtaggactagcgttGGATACAACCTAAGTTCTAATAGCTTTTTTAAAGTTAGTCATTTTAAATTTTTAGGAATCTACTAGACTTCAGATGAGTTTGTATCACTCTGCAAATCAGATAATTGGATCCCTCTAGCCCCTTTGATTCTATGCATTTTGCCTGCATTAATCACTATTTGATTTTGTATTCACACTTCTgatgtgtgaatatatatatagaatggAGTGATTAAGATGTATAAAGGGTAACTAGTCTGCATTAATTACAAACATCCATTTATTGGGAAAGAAAGCACAGGaggaatacaaaataaaaataaaatttcactGAGCACTCAGACAAAATTCTGTTTCATGTTTTTTTGCACAaaaccattgaagttaatgggtcCAAGCATGCTTACCTCTGCAAAGGATTGGATTCTGTCTTGCTAGTGAAAACATTTTAATatgaaattaaatataaatatgtaaTTTCATGGCATTTGTATCACAGAAACCTGTAAGCAATTCACATAAGATACAGCTGAAAATACACAAGTTCATCTTAGAGGGAAAATATGACAAGCTTCCTTTGGAATAGCTGCAGCTTCGTCTTTCAAAAACAGTGTCTCTGAGCACGTACAGAATGTTTTCCATTGCACAGGGGacaagctgtttttattttattttaacgaATATAAGGAACAGCTGTTATCTTTCGAAACCACATCGCTATGAAACAGCATAAGAAAAGAAGGGATATATCTGTCACAAAGGTGTAACGCAAAACATTTACATTTAAACACGGCCAGGATgattcccaccatagctgccaagttttcacttttctcgcgaggaagcctattcagcataagggaaaatccctgtaaaaaagggataacttggcagctatgattcccacTGCTTCCAGGAAGAACGATCGATTCCTCTCTTTGTACCTGGATTGCAGTTTGGCCTCCAGTCCTTTAGATGTCTCTGCAGGAGCCTCCGTGGTTGCAAGTAAAGAGAATACAGTACAGGAAACGGAGGAGAGTCTCGAGCGATCatggctgaagaagaagaagaaaacccccaAGCTCGGCAAGGTTTGCAGGTAGGGCAAAACATCTCGCCGTGTCATAAGCCTAccgtttttcttcttcctctgacttctGCTAAAGTCAATATATTATCAGaacagtccccgtcccccccgtcCCCCGGAGCTTGCAAAACATGGAAGCAGCAGGCAGCAGCCCGGAGTTCAAACCTGCTCCGTGCAGGTGTTTAAACTGTGTCAAGATCCACCCGCACAAGGCAGCTCTCATTTTACTGGGAATATGCTGCcgaatatgcccccccccaaatacaataCTTCAAGCGGTGAGGGAGGAGATGTAGCgacaggggaagaggaggaatgtGGATGTGCAACCTGCCCATTCTTTTGACtgcatacatagctgccaagttatccctttttttaagggattttcccttatgctgaataggcttcctcgcgagaaaagggaaaacttggcagctatgtgcatagGATTCTGCCCGTTCTTGTTTCTACTTCGGTTTTGCTCGCCCCTCAAGCCACTGAGGGGGGACCATCGTCCAACCCCCTGAGGGTCATTTATTTCAACCCCTTATTACTTTCAGAGCTTAGCTAttgaaatcaatttttttttggcTTGTGCCTGAGCAACTCTAGACTGCTGGAACCTGGAACAGAATGATATTGAATGGAAAACTTAAGACACCTCATTATGCACAAATTCCCCATACATACTTCCTTTGGCATCTATTAACCACCATCAAGTGTCAAGGTAGTGATAGATAAGTGTGTGTTTAGCTTCTCTTTACTGTGCATGCTGTGTATTGGCAAGACATTGTTGCTCTGGTTTGATTGTAACATTCCCTGTTTGGCGATTTCCTGATAGGAACTGGTTGACCAGCTATATCATTTCCGAGACCATTATTTTGAGAGCCACAAGGTGGAagatgctgggaaaaagaagcagGATGTACAGGAGGAGATGAGGAAGACTCttcagaaaatggaagcattAGAAGGTAAATCCCAACAGAACCAGCACTCTCATTTCTCCAACTTGTATACcagtccttctcctccttcctcttatGCTGGGAGGCTCTGCTGATGTcccttttattgtgcattcatgattattttgtGCTCCTGGTGGTATTAGGGTGGTTATGTATGATCCTgcttagagaagtttttaatgtttgatgtgatgtcttatcatgtttttaatattctactgtgagctgcccagagtggctcggtgAATGAATTTCTAGCACAGTGTGGATTTCATGGATTTGCAGTTCACTTACaacatctctctttctcccatcCTCTGCTAGGCCTGTCTGCGGGTCGAGCTCACACACTGATGCTGAAGGGGAAAGCCTTGAATGTGTCCCCAGATTATAATGCCCAAGCTGAAGAGCTGCTCTCCAAAGCTGTCAAGCTGGACCCAGAACTGGTAGAAGCCTGGAATCAGTTAGGGGAAGTTTACTGGAAAaagggtgatgtctctgctgcCCACACCTGCTTCTCTGGAGCGCTTAGCCATGTAAGTCCCCCCTCAGTCCTCCCTTGGGCAGGCGGCGATTCTAGTTTGGAGAACTGCTTGGCACTTTAAACCAGGACTTTTCAGCCAAGGGACATGCCTCAAGGAATAGTTTGGGGAAGTGAGAGTCATGTTTTACATTTCACTAGGTAGGATTTGAGTTCTTGCTAATTGCAGAAGCCTTGTCTTTCTCCTGCCCCTTTTCTCTTCAGTGCAAGAACAAGGCCTCCCTGCAGAATCTCTCTATGGTGCTGAGGCAGCTGCGCACGAACTCTGCTGATGAGCATGCGCACAACGTGATGGACAGCGTGCAGCAGGCCAAGCTGGCGGTGCAGATGGATGTGCGTGATGGCCGCTCCTGGTGTGAGTGTGTCATGCGCCCCTTTTCAGGTGGTCCTGAGGTGGGATGGGATACAGCAAGGAAGGGAACCGGCTGTGCAACCTGCTAATTATGCTCTCTGTATTCCACAGATGTTCTGGGCAATGCCTACCTCTCCTTGTTCTTCAATTCAGGGCAGAACCCCAAGATCTCCCAGCAGGCGCTGAGTGCCTATGCCCAAGCAGtaggtgctggaggggactctagAGGAAGCCTGTGGtatggtggggaggagggggttggggGCCCAGTCTAAGCCTCTTCTGGAGATTTTacattgccaggagctgaggtggaaATGGCTAGTTCTAGGTGGCAGATTAGAGGGCTGGTAATAGATGCAGGGAGACTCAGTTTCAAATCCTTCCTTGCCTGCAAAGCTTACTGGGTTACCTGAGCAAGTTGCACTCTGAAGGGGTGGAACAGGCTAATTCACTTCTGACTGCATGCAGGGAGATCACATTTTCTAATGTTCTTCTAAGTAAAaccacacaaataaaataaataacaaacccTCTCTCCAAGTGAGAAACTTGCACAGCTGGAGCTATAATCTTGGCTATAATCTTTTCTTGGAATGCTAGTTATGTaactgttttaatttatttattagattgatACCCACTTTTCTTCCCAGAAGCTCAAGGCagtatacatggttctctttcccacccccaccccacttcccattttatcctcacaacagtcaTGCAAAGAAGGTTAGATAGTttctggcccaaagtcacccagcgaacttcatggctgagtggggatatgaaccttggtctcctccatcctagtgcaacactctaaccactacagcatgCTGCCTGTCTACACAGGCAAGGATACTGAAAGGGCACCTCCTGTCTGTAGGTTGAGGTGGCATCTCGGGATTCTGCCACTTCCTTTTGCTGCATATACACACCTAATCTCAGTCTACCTAACCAACTTGCTGTAAGGCAAAAATGAGATACacatgttgtttttaaaggtccCTCCCGTTTCATAAATTGCTTTGATATTTCTAATGTAAAGCAattaattgcaaaataaaataaatatattgcaaTCTTCACTAGCATAAGATTGCCATGCTCTTGGGAAGTTCTCATAGCCCAGGATGATGAGAATATTCACCACCTGTTATTTTTTAGCATCTTACAAAAGAGGTTATTTGGAGATAAGAGCCCAAAGGCTGGATCATaccaaagcatagctgtcaagttctccccttttttaagggaaattcccttatgctgaataggctttctcacgagaaaagggaaaacttgacagctatgccaaagGCCTATTGAGTTTAGCATTTTGTTCTCATTGTGGCCAGTTATGCCCactggaagctcacaagcagggcatgagtgcaATTGTGCTCGTCATCCCTAGCAACTGATATTCCGACATCAGCCTCTGAATCTTAATAGATAACCATCGTGACTAGTACCCCCTGAGATCTGTATTCTCCGTGAATTcttctaatcctgttttaaagctaaATTGGGGCCCACCACTACATATTATAATATTGAGTATCAAAGTTTAACTCTGCAGTCTGTGAATAAGTTCCTTTGTCCTGAATCTGCCAATATTCCTCACCACTGGATAACCCTGGGTTctaggactgtgtgtgtgtgtgagagagaaaaacctCTATCCACATTCAGATCACGGTGCATAATTTTGTGCTCCTCTGCTTTGAATAGGATAGAGGCAAACAGTGGTTGGTGTAGAAGTATGCCTGGTTTTCTAAATCGTGCCTTTGTGGCATATCTGTAAAGTGGTTCTCGCTCAGCTCAGCTGCTGTCTCCAGCCGGACCCACCAACATAGTAGAAAAGTGCAAGAGATCAAAATGAAGGCTAAAGTTGGCCAGTAGGGATAGTTAGGGGCAGCCTAGAAAAAAAGTTTGGTACTCATGCAATAAATTTCCAGAGTGATCCTGTGAGCATATAAATACCTGGAACAGCACACGTCTGGATTGGTTACTTGTGTAACTGTTCTGTGGATCTTGTGGGCTGGATCGATtaaagggggcggggcgggaaatGAGGTAGCTAAAGGTGTGATTTGTGATGATATGCCACTGGGCCATTTATAAATATGCACCTTTagatggtgggtgggtgcagctgGTAAAAGCAAAAATGACTGTGGAGGAAAGAGCTTGGGGAGCAGGGGGAGAGTGTCCTCACAGAGGAAGTGATGGTGGATGCTCATGCCTTTCTCTTGGTCTTCTTTCTGTAGGAGAAGGTGGACCCCACGGCATCTTGTAATCCAGATCTACATCTTAATCGAGCCACGGTGAGCAGAAAGGATGAGGAGGGTCATGGGGCAAGATAGGTATGGCTGGCTTGTGCTTGACCTATTGCGGAGAACTCTGAAAAGTGTGGGACGGGTTAGACACGGGTAGCTGGCAATTCCAAGTGAAGTACATCTTAAGGCTACCAGCTAAGCAGTCATCAAGGGACCGATTTTCAATCTCCGCCCCGTTCTGACTTAGTTGACCAGTGCCTGCAGTCTCCTACTTCCATAGTAGTGTATGTTCCATGTGACCTAGCCTATCACCTTCTGCTCTGTTGTTTTTGGGGGCAGCTATACAAGTATGAAGAAAACTACATCGAAGCTCTGGAGGGCTTTGCACAGGCAGCAACCCTTGATCCAGCTTGCCTGGAACCACGCCAACGGGAGCAGCAACTCGTAGATTTCCTGGAGCGGCTAACCAGCCTCCTTGAAAACAAGGTATTAACGGCAACAAGACTTGGCTCTTTGTCCCCTCACTGCCCGACCCATGTAAACATAGCATCATCCAACCATGCAAAGGTGACTCACTGTGCTGCTTTTCTCCCTTGCAGGGAAAAGTGAAAGGCAAGAAGCTGCAGAGCATGCTGGGAAGCCTGCGTACCTCCCAGCTGGGCCCGTGTGGGGATGGGCGCTACCAAGGACCCTCGGGTCAGAAGGTGCAACTGGAACAGCGCCCCCTGGGCACCTTGAGGCCTGGTGTTAACTCTGGTGTTGTGGTGCTGGGGAAGGTGCTGTTCAGTCTGACCACAGAGGAAAAGGTGCCCTTGTGAGTCCCTGCCACATCCtgccttggaatcttttcatATGTCTCATCATGTCTACCTAGAGATGTGAAATCccaggaaaaaaatgggacacccccccccccgggactatATCCACCTTTTCCTTCCTGCTTAGCTTTATCCTGCTGTCTTCATTGTTTGTTAGGGCTTATATTCTTCCCTTAGATGGAGGCTTGGGATaggtttaaataattatttaaaagtaGGAAAAAGCTGTAGAAGCTTGTTCCCACAAATGCACATAATTAATCCCTATGGAGGCCACCAGACGCTCGCTTAAACAAGTAAATACCTTAATCTTGATTCTGAAATGTGTTCAGCTTGATGCGTTGGTGgttctctagagcaggggtggaaaCCCTTTTGGCTCTATGagccagatccttatcaggattGACCTTGCTGGCCATATTGACTCGCTCACCTGCCAAATCAGCTGACATCACAACGATGCCCTGCCAACACAGGATTTAACCCTGACCTCTcgcccatcagctgacatcacaaCTGATGTTAGCTTATGAGCGGTAGCCATGTTTTGGGGGAAACGCCCACACAAGCTGAGATTGGCCCACTGGCTGGAGGTTGTCCATCCTTGCTGTAGAGGAAGTCAGTTCTAATAAGGAGAAACTACAGGGAACACTCTGTTGAGCTCAGGGTGTATGATGTTTACAAGATGCTTAGTCTGTCCTTGAGCTTTATCAATCATGACCAGCTCCTTGAGCTCTGCTATGTGGGCAAGTATCCATCTTGCTCATCTCTTGATCTTTCCACTTACCTGTCTACCCATCCAGCAATCTGACTGATGcttctttttaaacatatttcGTTCTTTCCCCTCTTTACTCAAACAGCACTTTCGGTCTGACTGACTCCACTGAGGGCCCCTGTTTTGCTGTCACTGTGTACAACATGGCACAAAGCTGGGGGGTTTTGATTGGGGACTCGGTGGCCATCCCTGAGCCTCACCTTCGGCATCATCACATCCAGCACCAAGGCAAGGTGAGCCCAGCCTGTGCTCTTTCTTTGGCCCTTTCGAATTCTATTATGTACCTGTTTCCATGTTGCTCGTGATGCAACCAGAGCTTCCAAAGAGGTAGCTGGAAGAGACAGCACAGAATTAATTGAATGCACAAGTGATGGAAACAGTTTAAAGCAGAGGCAGCAATTCAAGGCTTACTGGCTCCATCCTGTCTGTCTTGGCATCCCCCTGTTcttatgtattcccccccccccccattaccagATCAGTCATTCTGGGAGAAAGATTCCAGGTGGAGAGGAAACCTCTTtgtcttgctttttttaaatggcaCTTAAAAAACTTTGTTTCAGTTGGAAGTTATGTAaatctgggtggtttttttttcagaTGACCTGCTTATTTGAGCATATTGTCCTGATTTGCCTGTAGAGGAGATTAGACAGTGCCAGCTATTTAATGCTCagttcattttgatttgtttgcaggaaagcTAGACATTGCACCTAAGCAAGTGTTAACACTGTCCCAGTGCATTTTTCTGCCGCTTCCCTTATCGCAAAATGTCAGGTCTTTTGGAGACATTGGTTTTGTTGTGCAAGGTCAGCTGTGATTACGCTGCCTGAATTTGCCAATATGTGAGCAAATCTTGCCTGAAAATAGTCCCTGTTACAGTCAGCAaggtttggagggagggaggccttaCTCCGATTGAATCCTTCCTCCACACCGTAACCTTTTCTCCATTCCTCTTTTTCAGAGTTTTACTTTCTCTAGCATCCGGGTGGAGACGCCTCTTCTGCTAGTGGTGAATGGCAAAGTGCAAGGATCCCAGAGCCAGGCTGCAGCCACCATTGCATATCAGGCACAAAGTGAATGAAgtgagggaggggggtggaggaggaggcaagtggagggcTGCTCTCCCACCTGGTGGTAGCCTTCAGGCAGAACCTGCTACCTCTCGGCGGATCTAGAAAATCAAAGGCCTGGGGCAGGGGTAGCTAAGGCGGTGCcatccagctgttgctgaactacagctcccagcatttcTCCTTGGCTATGatagccggggctgatgggagttgttgtccaacaacatctggaggacactaccTTGGCTATCTAGGGCCCAGCAAGGTTGGACTCGTTTTTATCATACATTCAAAGACATTA
The window above is part of the Zootoca vivipara chromosome 13, rZooViv1.1, whole genome shotgun sequence genome. Proteins encoded here:
- the TTC5 gene encoding tetratricopeptide repeat protein 5; translation: MAEEEEENPQARQGLQELVDQLYHFRDHYFESHKVEDAGKKKQDVQEEMRKTLQKMEALEGLSAGRAHTLMLKGKALNVSPDYNAQAEELLSKAVKLDPELVEAWNQLGEVYWKKGDVSAAHTCFSGALSHCKNKASLQNLSMVLRQLRTNSADEHAHNVMDSVQQAKLAVQMDVRDGRSWYVLGNAYLSLFFNSGQNPKISQQALSAYAQAEKVDPTASCNPDLHLNRATLYKYEENYIEALEGFAQAATLDPACLEPRQREQQLVDFLERLTSLLENKGKVKGKKLQSMLGSLRTSQLGPCGDGRYQGPSGQKVQLEQRPLGTLRPGVNSGVVVLGKVLFSLTTEEKVPFTFGLTDSTEGPCFAVTVYNMAQSWGVLIGDSVAIPEPHLRHHHIQHQGKSFTFSSIRVETPLLLVVNGKVQGSQSQAAATIAYQAQSE